The Elaeis guineensis isolate ETL-2024a chromosome 13, EG11, whole genome shotgun sequence genome includes a region encoding these proteins:
- the LOC105055878 gene encoding transcription factor bHLH76 isoform X3: MYSAQQSNQAVRTSSMTTPCSSVNVTEQYLVTDWNSFVPVDQNMEFNGSSSISCYNVRIPLNQETNCSIGDTLPSSFGNESFPEMVSSFDLSKSCQISSAIGPPNSPLTNDHSFGKYFKGKKRKHMAESGAVSPHSPLDRIQPEAEQKKDVSPESLKTPIEKDEREQKSELYPGVTTHKQAAKHAKEHLQDGDAPKEDYIHVRAKHGQATNSHSLAERVRREKISERMRLLQDLVPGCNKIIGKAVMLDEIINYVQSLQRQVEFLSMKLAAVSPELNLNIEQILLKDILHAQDGGSAVLGFGSGMSSLHPHLYGSSTRGVMRTEIMQNVPNSGDMLRAAPPHISPMAQISSAWHDELQNIVQMGFVPDAPATGGTEHNGSMKVEL; encoded by the exons ATGTATTCAGCTCAGCAATCTAATCAGGCCGTGAGAACATCTTCGATGACAACTCCCTGCTCTTCTGTAAATGTTACTGAACAATACCTAGTTACTGATTGGAACTCCTTTGTTCCGGTGGATCAAAATATGGAGTTTAATGGATCATCTAGTATCTCTTGTTACAATGTTAGGATACCACTAAACCAGGAAACAAATTGTTCTATTGGTGATACCCTGCCTTCTTCCTTTGGCAACGAGAGCTTTCCTGAGATGGTGAGTTCTTTTGATTTATCAAAGAGCTGCCAGATTTCAAGCGCTATCGGTCCTCCAAATTCGCCTTTAACTAATGATCATAGCTTTGGGAAATATTTCAAGGGGAAGAAAAGGAAACATATGGCTGAAAGTGGTGCTGTGAGTCCCCATTCTCCACTTGATAGGATTCAG CCTGAGGCTGAACAGAAGAAAGATGTCTCTCCTGAGTCTCTCAAAACCCCAATAGAGAAAGATGAGAGAGAACAGAAGAGTGAATTGTACCCCGGTGTCACGACTCATAAACAGGCTGCTAAACATGCCAAGGAACATCTGCAAGATGGTGATGCTCCTAAAGAAGATTACATTCATGTCCGAGCCAAGCACGGCCAAGCCACCAATAGTCACAGCCTTGCAGAAAGA GTGAGACGGGAAAAGATCAGCGAAAGGATGAGGCTTCTTCAAGATCTCGTTCCTGGATGCAATAAG ATTATTGGCAAGGCTGTCATGCTTGATGAGATAATCAACTATGTGCAGTCACTGCAACGCCAGGTTGAG TTCCTATCAATGAAGCTTGCAGCTGTCAGCCCAGAACTGAACCTCAACATTGAGCAAATCCTTTTGAAAGAT ATTCTTCATGCACAAGATGGAGGTTCTGCTGTTCTTGGATTTGGTTCAGGAATGAGCAGCCTTCACCCTCATTTGTATGGGTCATCAACCCGGGGAGTCATGCGGACAGAAATCATGCAAAATGTACCCAATTCAGGGGACATGCTTAGAGCTGCCCCACCACATATTTCCCCTATGGCTCAA ATATCAAGTGCATGGCATGATGAACTGCAAAATATTGTTCAGATGGGCTTTGTTCCTGATGCACCTGCCACTGGTGGCACCGAGCACAATG GTTCCATGAAGGTGGAGCTATGA
- the LOC105055878 gene encoding transcription factor bHLH76 isoform X2: MNGSFCSVVVLFLDNDAYFLFEQEKGNSVIRQSLQMYSAQQSNQAVRTSSMTTPCSSVNVTEQYLVTDWNSFVPVDQNMEFNGSSSISCYNVRIPLNQETNCSIGDTLPSSFGNESFPEMGKKRKHMAESGAVSPHSPLDRIQPEAEQKKDVSPESLKTPIEKDEREQKSELYPGVTTHKQAAKHAKEHLQDGDAPKEDYIHVRAKHGQATNSHSLAERVRREKISERMRLLQDLVPGCNKIIGKAVMLDEIINYVQSLQRQVEFLSMKLAAVSPELNLNIEQILLKDILHAQDGGSAVLGFGSGMSSLHPHLYGSSTRGVMRTEIMQNVPNSGDMLRAAPPHISPMAQISSAWHDELQNIVQMGFVPDAPATGGTEHNGSMKVEL, encoded by the exons ATGAATGGTTCATTTTGCAGTGTAGTAGTTTTGTTTTTGGATAATGATGCTTATTTCTTGTTTGAACAGGAAAAGGGGAATTCTGTAATTAGGCAATCTTTGCAAATGTATTCAGCTCAGCAATCTAATCAGGCCGTGAGAACATCTTCGATGACAACTCCCTGCTCTTCTGTAAATGTTACTGAACAATACCTAGTTACTGATTGGAACTCCTTTGTTCCGGTGGATCAAAATATGGAGTTTAATGGATCATCTAGTATCTCTTGTTACAATGTTAGGATACCACTAAACCAGGAAACAAATTGTTCTATTGGTGATACCCTGCCTTCTTCCTTTGGCAACGAGAGCTTTCCTGAGATG GGGAAGAAAAGGAAACATATGGCTGAAAGTGGTGCTGTGAGTCCCCATTCTCCACTTGATAGGATTCAG CCTGAGGCTGAACAGAAGAAAGATGTCTCTCCTGAGTCTCTCAAAACCCCAATAGAGAAAGATGAGAGAGAACAGAAGAGTGAATTGTACCCCGGTGTCACGACTCATAAACAGGCTGCTAAACATGCCAAGGAACATCTGCAAGATGGTGATGCTCCTAAAGAAGATTACATTCATGTCCGAGCCAAGCACGGCCAAGCCACCAATAGTCACAGCCTTGCAGAAAGA GTGAGACGGGAAAAGATCAGCGAAAGGATGAGGCTTCTTCAAGATCTCGTTCCTGGATGCAATAAG ATTATTGGCAAGGCTGTCATGCTTGATGAGATAATCAACTATGTGCAGTCACTGCAACGCCAGGTTGAG TTCCTATCAATGAAGCTTGCAGCTGTCAGCCCAGAACTGAACCTCAACATTGAGCAAATCCTTTTGAAAGAT ATTCTTCATGCACAAGATGGAGGTTCTGCTGTTCTTGGATTTGGTTCAGGAATGAGCAGCCTTCACCCTCATTTGTATGGGTCATCAACCCGGGGAGTCATGCGGACAGAAATCATGCAAAATGTACCCAATTCAGGGGACATGCTTAGAGCTGCCCCACCACATATTTCCCCTATGGCTCAA ATATCAAGTGCATGGCATGATGAACTGCAAAATATTGTTCAGATGGGCTTTGTTCCTGATGCACCTGCCACTGGTGGCACCGAGCACAATG GTTCCATGAAGGTGGAGCTATGA
- the LOC105055878 gene encoding uncharacterized protein isoform X1 yields the protein MNGSFCSVVVLFLDNDAYFLFEQEKGNSVIRQSLQMYSAQQSNQAVRTSSMTTPCSSVNVTEQYLVTDWNSFVPVDQNMEFNGSSSISCYNVRIPLNQETNCSIGDTLPSSFGNESFPEMVSSFDLSKSCQISSAIGPPNSPLTNDHSFGKYFKGKKRKHMAESGAVSPHSPLDRIQPEAEQKKDVSPESLKTPIEKDEREQKSELYPGVTTHKQAAKHAKEHLQDGDAPKEDYIHVRAKHGQATNSHSLAERVRREKISERMRLLQDLVPGCNKIIGKAVMLDEIINYVQSLQRQVEFLSMKLAAVSPELNLNIEQILLKDILHAQDGGSAVLGFGSGMSSLHPHLYGSSTRGVMRTEIMQNVPNSGDMLRAAPPHISPMAQISSAWHDELQNIVQMGFVPDAPATGGTEHNGSMKVEL from the exons ATGAATGGTTCATTTTGCAGTGTAGTAGTTTTGTTTTTGGATAATGATGCTTATTTCTTGTTTGAACAGGAAAAGGGGAATTCTGTAATTAGGCAATCTTTGCAAATGTATTCAGCTCAGCAATCTAATCAGGCCGTGAGAACATCTTCGATGACAACTCCCTGCTCTTCTGTAAATGTTACTGAACAATACCTAGTTACTGATTGGAACTCCTTTGTTCCGGTGGATCAAAATATGGAGTTTAATGGATCATCTAGTATCTCTTGTTACAATGTTAGGATACCACTAAACCAGGAAACAAATTGTTCTATTGGTGATACCCTGCCTTCTTCCTTTGGCAACGAGAGCTTTCCTGAGATGGTGAGTTCTTTTGATTTATCAAAGAGCTGCCAGATTTCAAGCGCTATCGGTCCTCCAAATTCGCCTTTAACTAATGATCATAGCTTTGGGAAATATTTCAAGGGGAAGAAAAGGAAACATATGGCTGAAAGTGGTGCTGTGAGTCCCCATTCTCCACTTGATAGGATTCAG CCTGAGGCTGAACAGAAGAAAGATGTCTCTCCTGAGTCTCTCAAAACCCCAATAGAGAAAGATGAGAGAGAACAGAAGAGTGAATTGTACCCCGGTGTCACGACTCATAAACAGGCTGCTAAACATGCCAAGGAACATCTGCAAGATGGTGATGCTCCTAAAGAAGATTACATTCATGTCCGAGCCAAGCACGGCCAAGCCACCAATAGTCACAGCCTTGCAGAAAGA GTGAGACGGGAAAAGATCAGCGAAAGGATGAGGCTTCTTCAAGATCTCGTTCCTGGATGCAATAAG ATTATTGGCAAGGCTGTCATGCTTGATGAGATAATCAACTATGTGCAGTCACTGCAACGCCAGGTTGAG TTCCTATCAATGAAGCTTGCAGCTGTCAGCCCAGAACTGAACCTCAACATTGAGCAAATCCTTTTGAAAGAT ATTCTTCATGCACAAGATGGAGGTTCTGCTGTTCTTGGATTTGGTTCAGGAATGAGCAGCCTTCACCCTCATTTGTATGGGTCATCAACCCGGGGAGTCATGCGGACAGAAATCATGCAAAATGTACCCAATTCAGGGGACATGCTTAGAGCTGCCCCACCACATATTTCCCCTATGGCTCAA ATATCAAGTGCATGGCATGATGAACTGCAAAATATTGTTCAGATGGGCTTTGTTCCTGATGCACCTGCCACTGGTGGCACCGAGCACAATG GTTCCATGAAGGTGGAGCTATGA